A section of the Aricia agestis chromosome 4, ilAriAges1.1, whole genome shotgun sequence genome encodes:
- the LOC121726536 gene encoding uncharacterized protein LOC121726536, with amino-acid sequence MLTNWLFLILCIPNVKPPRTCRINARTLGEPLPVIIRNGQLLEPTDKYGNVDMEEGEVLTLSCVNNHLLHPNANQNLVTANIRCMADTTFSNEQWLTSPSEFAYFRCNHHPDHSSLRTFRTCYAGHPVIEVGYKVDNIFYAQYESCFDERRMNPIYTKYTQKPYNANYQPGVSRLYFIDDGPYYGTIPVHSSSSLFSPWNQKSAVARRVGSVINQYIDRHNELSRGHLASKTDFVFAFGQRASFHYVNCAPQWKDFNGGNWNTLEVDLRNHIHNEDYETVIYTGTYGVTELANDAGVRVEIFLERYNNVDVIPIPQYFYKVVYEPSTGRGVAFVGLNNPHYSLREAERLEFCENVCENRRYRWLTWDPEDLHEGYSFCCTVPDFRNTVRHLPDFEVTGLFV; translated from the coding sequence ATGCTTACAAATTGGTTATTCCTTATTCTGTGTATACCCAATGTTAAACCGCCCCGGACGTGCCGGATAAACGCCAGAACCTTAGGGGAACCTCTCCCTGTTATAATACGCAACGGACAGCTCTTGGAGCCCACTGATAAATATGGCAACGTCGACATGGAAGAAGGGGAGGTCCTCACCCTGAGTTGTGTCAATAATCATCTACTCCACCCGAATGCCAACCAAAATCTCGTCACGGCTAACATAAGATGTATGGCCGACACTACCTTCAGCAACGAGCAGTGGCTGACGTCGCCCTCGGAGTTCGCATACTTCAGGTGTAATCACCACCCCGACCACAGCAGTCTGCGGACCTTCAGAACTTGCTACGCCGGCCACCCCGTAATAGAGGTCGGGTATAAAGTAGACAATATATTTTACGCGCAATACGAGTCGTGCTTTGACGAAAGGAGAATGAATCCTATTTACACGAAATATACCCAGAAGCCCTACAACGCCAACTATCAGCCGGGAGTGAGCAGATTGTATTTCATCGACGACGGTCCGTACTACGGTACCATCCCCGTCCACTCGTCCTCCTCGCTTTTCTCCCCATGGAACCAGAAGAGTGCCGTCGCTCGGAGGGTGGGGTCGGTAATAAACCAATATATTGACCGTCACAACGAGCTCTCCCGAGGTCATTTAGCCTCGAAGACCGACTTCGTGTTCGCGTTCGGGCAGCGTGCGTCGTTCCACTACGTGAACTGTGCGCCCCAGTGGAAGGACTTCAACGGCGGCAACTGGAATACCCTGGAAGTGGACCTCCGCAATCACATACACAACGAGGACTACGAGACAGTCATCTATACCGGCACGTACGGGGTCACCGAGCTCGCCAACGACGCCGGAGTGAGAGTCGAAATATTCCTCGAGAGGTATAACAACGTCGATGTGATTCCGATCCCGCAGTATTTTTATAAAGTCGTCTACGAGCCCAGCACGGGGCGAGGGGTAGCTTTCGTGGGCCTCAACAATCCTCATTACAGTTTGAGGGAGGCGGAGCGCCTGGAATTTTGCGAGAATGTTTGTGAGAATAGACGTTATAGATGGTTAACCTGGGATCCAGAAGATCTGCACGAAGGGTACTCGTTTTGCTGCACAGTGCCAGATTTCAGGAACACTGTGCGACATCTGCCGGACTTTGAAGTGACGGGTTTATTTGTTTAG